Proteins encoded in a region of the Pieris rapae chromosome 12, ilPieRapa1.1, whole genome shotgun sequence genome:
- the LOC110993716 gene encoding protein obstructor-E-like, which translates to MFRFTVLASIFIATSFAAEEAALSIAPLEPTTPCSRRNLYAKVEGQCDAYVECIDFVPVQKSCPDGLHYDASVPWPNYPCGYPTDVPCRDRSVAQAPKPTPDCPHQYGYFPSPIAHPSDCGQYRMCIAGVAVDMVCPTGLAFNFETSRCDWAFLVKSCDVASFLGYQCPPPSFDESGNPVVTNHKYDGNCFAFYSCQEGRGRLLSCDPGLAFDPISSHCVDADRVPCETEIAVPQASESKP; encoded by the exons atgttTCGCTTTACGGTTCTCGCctctatttttattgcaacaa gctTTGCTGCTGAAGAAGCTGCATTGTCCATTGCACCATTAGAGCCAACTACGCCATGTTCTCGCAGGAACCTGTACGCTAAGGTGGAAGGCCAGTGTGACGCCTATGTAGAATGCATA gaCTTCGTACCTGTGCAAAAATCATGCCCAGATGGCCTTCACTACGACGCAAGCGTCCCTTGGCCCAACTATCCATGTGGGTACCCCACTGACGTGCCTTGCAGAGACAGAAGTGTTGCTC AAGCACCAAAGCCAACACCCGACTGTCCTCACCAGTACGGATACTTCCCCTCCCCCATCGCTCACCCATCTGACTGCGGTCAGTACCGCATGTGCATAGCAGGCGTGGCCGTGGACATGGTATGCCCCACTGGGCTTGCTTTCAACTTCGAAACCAGCCGTTGTGACTGGGCGTTCCTGGTTAAGTCTTGTGACGTTGCAA gttTCCTTGGATACCAATGCCCTCCGCCTAGTTTTGACGAGAGTGGTAACCCTGTTGTAACTAACCACAA gTACGATGGTAACTGCTTTGCTTTCTACTCTTGCCAAGAGGGTCGTGGCCGCCTCCTCTCTTGCGACCCGGGTCTGGCCTTCGACCCTATCTCAAGCCACTGCGTGGATGCTGACAGAGTGCCTTGTGAAACCGAGATCGCTGTTCCGCAAGCTTCGGAATCTAAACCTTAa